Proteins encoded together in one Lathyrus oleraceus cultivar Zhongwan6 chromosome 5, CAAS_Psat_ZW6_1.0, whole genome shotgun sequence window:
- the LOC127081004 gene encoding non-specific lipid-transfer protein 1-like, which yields MEKKYVSLFMVVVVLGMMVSKFEARQIDDITCPEALLSLLPCLPFLQGTGGATPPKNCCDGANSLNQKANTTPIRRDVCNCLKPAASRFGVKLDKSKQLPQLCNITLSVPFDPSIDCNTVQ from the exons ATGGAGAAGAAATATGTTTCTCTTTTCATGGTTGTGGTGGTTCTAGGAATGATGGTATCAAAATTTGAAGCACGTCAAATTGACGACATTACATGCCCCGAGGCTCTTTTGTCCTTGTTGCCATGTCTTCCCTTTTTGCAAGGAACTGGAGGTGCTACACCACCTAAAAACTGTTGTGATGGAGCAAATAGTTTAAATCAAAAGGCAAACACCACCCCGATTCGAAGGGATGTTTGCAATTGTCTCAAACCCGCAGCATCGAGATTTGGAGTTAAACTTGACAAATCAAAACAACTACCACAACTTTGTAACATTACTCTGTCGGTTCCTTTTGATCCTAGCATTGATTGCAACAC GGTTCAATAA
- the LOC127081005 gene encoding non-specific lipid-transfer protein 1-like, producing the protein MEKKYVSLFMVVMVLGMMVSKFEARQIDDITCPEALLSLLPCLPFLQGTGGATPPKNCCDGANSLNQKANTTPIRRDVCNCLKPAASRFGVKPDKSKQLPQLCNITLSVPFDPSIDCNTVQ; encoded by the exons ATGGAGAAGAAATATGTTTCTCTTTTCATGGTTGTGATGGTTCTAGGAATGATGGTATCAAAATTTGAAGCACGTCAAATTGACGACATTACATGCCCCGAGGCTCTTTTGTCCTTGTTGCCATGTCTTCCCTTTTTGCAAGGAACTGGAGGTGCTACACCACCTAAAAACTGTTGTGATGGAGCAAATAGTTTAAATCAAAAGGCCAACACCACCCCGATTCGAAGGGATGTTTGCAATTGTCTCAAACCCGCAGCATCGAGATTTGGAGTTAAACCTGACAAATCAAAACAACTACCACAACTTTGTAACATTACTCTGTCGGTTCCTTTTGATCCTAGCATTGATTGCAACAC GGTTCAATAA